A single Triticum dicoccoides isolate Atlit2015 ecotype Zavitan chromosome 2A, WEW_v2.0, whole genome shotgun sequence DNA region contains:
- the LOC119359617 gene encoding protein MHF2 homolog encodes MEDFHEETREARDETFNPDLIRAIFKLVWSRRTGRGGVVDEAVDVEPAAETSRRNRSTSANASALQVSCELLRMFVAEAVQRCAVIAEAEGTTTIEPTHLERVLPQLLLDF; translated from the exons ATGGAAGATTTCCATGAAGAGACGCGCGAGGCACGGGACGAGACCTTCAATCCG GATCTGATCCGCGCGATATTCAAGCTTGTGTGGAGCCGGCGGACCGGCAGGGGCGGCGTCGTCGACGAGGCCGTAGACGTCGAG CCTGCTGCGGAGACGTCAAGGAGGAACCGGAGTACCTCTG CCAATGCAAGTGCACTTCAAGTGAGCTGCGAACTTCTTCGGATGTTTGTCGCAG AGGCTGTCCAGCGGTGTGCTGTTATCGCTGAAGCAGAGGGGACGACCACAATTGAGCCCACCCACCTGGAGCGAGTTTTGCCGCAGCTTCTTCTGGACTTCTAG
- the LOC119355499 gene encoding protein JINGUBANG-like: MKLLPRLCMATSSAAAAGDSDASSNKLASVASTSSSTVSTSSSAAAAAVSEASSSTSLPSLSTATSNAASFAHVATLLPPPTAASAAAAVAVVDVSRGFVVARPASVALHDLGTLEPTSTSDPGHDTATAGSVKCVAHVHGGKAVTGHQDGRLRLWRVSSRAPARIRLAAALPTVSDRLRRFPLPSNHVAVRRHHRRLWIEHADTVSGVAASTDGRLLFSVSWDKTLKVWAIPSLRCLQSLPAHDDAVNAVAVAPDGTVYTGSADRRVRVWAPRPASDKTTKRQSKKPVYYLAATLSRHTAAVNAVAVGCGGQVLYSGGNDRCVLVWEREDSASHMVAIGALRGHRKAVLSIASTGGGLVVSGSADHTVRAWRRETDGRGHTCVAVIDGHGSAVRSVAVALVPGKKQLQGGEDGDDGGEEWRVCSASFDDEVRVWSLRVTTGL, encoded by the coding sequence ATGAAGCTTCTCCCGCGCCTCTGCATGGCCACCAgcagcgccgccgccgcgggcgacAGCGACGCCAGCAGCAACAAGCTCGCCTCggtcgcctccacctcctcctccaccgtctcaacctcctcctccgccgccgcggccgcggTCTCCGAGGCGTCCTCCTCCACGTCCCTCCCTTCGCTCTCCACCGCCACGTCGAATGCCGCCTCCTTCGCCCACGTCGCCACGCTCCTCCCTCCGCCCACGGCGGCGTCGGCGGCAGCGGCCGTCGCGGTGGTGGACGTCTCCCGCGGCTTCGTCGTCGCCAGGCCGGCGTCCGTCGCCCTTCACGACCTCGGCACCCTCGAGCCGACGTCCACCTCCGACCCGGGCCACGACACCGCGACCGCCGGCTCGGTCAAGTGCGTGGCGCACGTCCACGGTGGCAAGGCCGTGACGGGCCACCAGGACGGGAGGCTGCGCCTGTGGCGGGTCTCTTCGCGCGCGCCCGCCCGGATCCGCCTCGCCGCCGCGCTCCCCACGGTCTCCGACCGCCTCCGCCGGTTCCCGCTCCCGTCCAACCACGTCGCCgtccgacgccaccaccgccggcTCTGGATAGAGCATGCCGACACCGTGTCCGGCGTCGCCGCGTCCACGGACGGCCGCCTCCTCTTCTCCGTCTCCTGGGACAAGACGCTCAAGGTCTGGGCCATCCCGTCCCTCCGCTGCTTGCAGTCCTTGCCGGCGCACGACGATGCCGTCAACGCGGTCGCCGTCGCCCCCGACGGCACGGTGTACACCGGCTCCGCCGACAGGCGCGTTCGTGTCTGGGCGCCCAGGCCCGCGTCCGACAAGACCACCAAGCGTCAGAGCAAGAAGCCGGTTTACTACCTGGCGGCCACCCTCTCCCGCCACACGGCGGCGGTGAACGCCGTGGCCGTCGGGTGCGGGGGGCAGGTGCTCTACTCCGGCGGCAACGATCGCTGCGTGTTGGTGTGGGAGCGGGAGGACAGCGCGAGCCACATGGTCGCGATCGGGGCGCTTCGGGGGCACCGCAAGGCGGTGCTCTCCATCGCGAGCACGGGGGGCGGGCTGGTTGTGAGCGGGTCGGCGGATCACACGGTTCGGGCCTGGCGGCGCGAGACGGACGGACGTGGCCACACGTGCGTCGCCGTGATCGACGGGCACGGCAGCGCCGTCCGTTCGGTGGCGGTGGCTCTCGTTCCGGGCAAGAAGCAGCTGCAGGGGGGAGAAGACGGCGATGACGGCGGCGAGGAATGGAGGGTGTGCAGCGCCAGCTTTGACGATGAGGTGCGGGTCTGGTCGTTGCGGGTGACGACGGGTTTGTAG